Proteins from a genomic interval of Colletotrichum higginsianum IMI 349063 chromosome 6, whole genome shotgun sequence:
- a CDS encoding Transcriptional co-activator — protein MPDIDPAALSSRPSVNLSTPTLSTKTITVQPPGSLKTSKTSQIIPARIDLEPLYTALKQAIGPEAWVVYKESTTEFLVGRLNQTEYSERIDPILASPNGEREHLHNQLIAAIYGNVTREMPDQGLAPWVSANDKPAAPVGSKPVSGDAAERRLKGDVMQLPTKDRRRIKDLASNDVGSHVIVSVSVPPSLLADNGLAQFDPHESLSNVFLDSHRRQPKPAEVPPSAGGIGGINKMNFDLEIRKRFAQPLAVESGEFPDAAVVEGRMLPFCYEAGLTSGHVQEAPHFMSVATETFIKESLAAIFSKTRSNGPGEGGTAGFGAGTQWIQTHKYRHQLVKEEDAALRGELTRDKSGLLPIESKAASERGPLGMADVRIALEMADSGLAQFPIINTAISYGYREGELENWHDYTWLPGHEPIGSKTGEAPSVKPLAAEQLSNGHVDAMDIDSESWWEGAGPQDMGALDSVLESCLAVGS, from the exons ATGCCCGACATCGACCCCGCGGCCTTGAGCAGCCGCCCATCTGTGAATCTTTCAACACCGACTCTGTCCACCAAGACCATCACCGTACAACCCCCCGGGTCCCTCAAAACCTCCAAAACAAGCCAGATCATTCCCGCCCGCATTGACCTTGAGCCGCTATATACCGCTTTGAAGCAGGCCATCGGCCCCGAAGCATGGGTCGTGTACAAGGAGTCAACAACAGAGTTCCTCGTCG GCCGATTGAACCAGACCGAGTACTCAGAACGAATCGATCCCATCCTCGCATCCCCGAATGGCGAAAGAGAACACCTCCATAATCAGCTAATAGCTGCTATATACGGCAATGTCACGAGGGAGATGCCGGATCAGGGGCTTGCCCCTTGGGTCAGCGCCAATGACAAGCCCGCCGCTCCCGTCGGCAGTAAGCCTGTGTCTGGCGACGCTGCGGAGCGTCGTCTCAAGGGCGATGTCATGCAGCTGCCCACAAAAGACCGTCGGCGCATCAAGGATCTGGCTTCAAACGATGTCGGTTCCCATGTTATTGTCTCTGTCTCCGTTCCTCCGTCACTTCTTGCTGACAATGGTCTTGCCCAGTTCGATCCTCACGAGAGCCTTTCCAACGTGTTTCTCGATAGTCATAGGCGACAGCCTAAGCCGGCCGAAGTACCGCCCAGCGCAGGAGGCATTGGCGGTATCAATAAGATGA ATTTTGATTTGGAAATTCGCAAGCGCTTTGCACAGCCATTGGCTGTGGAGTCGGGCGAATTCCCGGACGCCGCTGTAGTTGAAGGCAGGATGCTACCGTTCTGCTATGAAGCAGGACTTACAAGCGGCCATGTTCAAGAAGCGCCACACTTTATGTCTGTTGCGACAGAAACGTTCATTAAGGAATCGCTGGCGGCTATATTCTCCAAGACAAGGAGCAATGGCCCAGGGGAGGGCGGAACTGCCGGTTTCGGCGCCGGTACACAGTGGATTCAAACACACAAGTATCGGCATCAGCTGGTGAAAGAAGAGGATGCTGCTCTACGAGGAGAGCTTACGCGCGATAAGAGCGGGTTGTTACCCATCGAGTCCAAAGCCGCGAGCGAGCGCGGGCCCCTTGGCATGGCAGATGTACGGATCGCTCTCGAGATGGCAGACAGCGGCTTGGCACAGTTCCCCATCATCAACACAGCAATATCGTACGGGTACCGTGAAGGGGAGCTTGAGAACTGGCACGACTATACCTGGCTTCCAGGCCACGAGCCAATTGGATCCAAGACAGGAGAAGCCCCCTCCGTCAAGCCGCTAGCTGCCGAACAGCTATCAAACGGGCACGTGGATGCCATGGATATCGACTCGGAGTCGTGGTGGGAAGGCGCAGGTCCTCAAGATATGGGCGCTCTTGACTCCGTGCTGGAGTCGTGTCTGGCGGTTGGGTCATAG
- a CDS encoding Spc97/Spc98 family protein: MSANREHRIAGAVDSLIAHLIPNDPHEDDAAAQERHDNCFELVKSILEAPASPAISSDVNHASDLIKRKLIQSNPTQALRFSNLYTRLLSLPVLGQKWAILYLLYQLADSPDPNEPLPLPPPNPPSQVQRDPFRKHERDRSSKNSTPISRQEEEQFNDAFAPEGLKKFPPKQPKNRSADERENEQEKGNEADEVEANKRKVDLKYTLLADNYTEIKPSETILLRDLPFTLQGLSSTTLPFSKPDTITLPPTLPSPIISLLHTVSEPSLLYRRLDIFVKSPAQGLLRQSIRAAIGGELRSYLSLVATLEGQIRRALSSLDDSAPRGGIGKSGVTLKRCVVWTREATMGLRLMSLIAEESESKRGGQLISLIHGFSSSHGDPMVAAFAERLLVHVTRPFYDILRRWIYDGELLDPFCEFFVKEQKQTDEPKTGGSSVWEDKYEIDKDMVPSIITQDFAQKVFLIGKSLNFIRHSCGDSQWVEDYSKAASKELRYGDTATLEAWIDEAYKTTMKRLIDLMANKFHLFEHLQALKNYILLGQGDFIALLMESLAANLDRPAGAQYRHTLTAQLEHAIRGSNAQYDSPEVLRRLDARMLQLSHGDIGWDCFTLEYKVDAPVDVVVTDWGNRQYLKVFNFLWRIKRVEFALASTWRKCMTGSRGVLQNSDPVVVQTWKSTRGILAEMIHFIGQLQYYILFEVIESSWNELQKRVHREGCTLDDLIKAHTRYLNDITHKGLLGARRSIRHADMATGEDDRTSYLSQLGDLLRAMLSYRDSVDGLYSWSVSDFTRRQEADVMRMSTRGVRHQKKPSEPGGDGEDDNPAVASEFPVLQDRLRQLGATFRSRLQILLGDLAYQPDVDMRFLGVAMNFNDVYQPSRRRSKTTSTASANTSRA; encoded by the exons ATGTCGGCCAACCGCGAGCATCGCATTGCCGGCGCTGTCGACAGCCTAATCGCACACCTGATACCCAACGACCCCCACGaggatgatgctgctgcccagGAACGACATGACAACTGCTTTGAGTTGGTGAAGTCAATATTGGAAGC CCCCGCGTCCCCCGCCATTTCCTCAGATGTCAATCACGCTTCGGACCTGATCAAGAGGAAGCTCATACAAAGCAACCCGACACAAGCGCTGCGCTTCTCGAATCTATACACCCGGCTTCTCTCTCTACCCGTGCTGGGGCAGAAATGGGCCATCCTGTACCTCCTTTACCAGCTCGCCGATTCCCCGGATCCAAATGAGCCACTGCCCCTGCCCCCGCCGAACCCCCCTTCGCAAGTACAACGCGACCCGTTCCGGAAACATGAAAGAGACCGTTCTTCTAAGAACTCGACGCCAATTTCAAGGCAAGAAGAGGAACAGTTCAACGATGCTTTTGCACCCGAGGGTTTGAAGAAATTCCCGCCGAAACAGCCCAAGAACCGGTCAGCCGACGAAAGGGAAAATGAGCAGGAGAAGGGAAACGAGGCAGACGAGGTTGAGGCGAACAAACGAAAGGTCGATTTGAAATACACACTGCTCGCCGACAACTACACCGAGATCAAGCCTTCCGAGACCATTCTGTTACGGGACCTCCCCTTTACTTTACAAGGGCTGTCATCCACGACCTTACCTTTCTCAAAACCAGACACTATTACGTTGCCCCCGACATTACCATCTCCAATCATCTCGCTCTTGCACACGGTGTCTGAGCCGTCTTTGTTGTATCGGCGTCTTGACATCTTTGTCAAGTCCCCAGCACAAGGGTTGCTGAGGCAAAGCATCCGAGCCGCAATAGGTGGAGAGTTACGGTCCTACCTTAGCTTAGTCGCGACTCTTGAAGGCCAGATCCGAAGAGCATTGTCCTCGCTGGACGATTCTGCGCCAAGAGGCGGAATTGGGAAGTCGGGCGTGACCTTGAAAAGATGCGTCGTGTGGACACGGGAGGCAACGATGGGTCTGAGGCTCATGAGTCTCATTGCCGAGGAGTCGGAGAGCAAACGAGGCGGCCAGCTCATCTCTCTCATCCATGGGTTTTCATCATCACACGGCGACCCCATGGTAGCGGCGTTCGCTGAACGGTTGCTTGTCCACGTAACACGCCCGTTTTACGACATTCTGCGCCGGTGGATATACGAtggcgagcttctcgacccTTTCTGCGAATTTTTTGTCAAGGAACAGAAGCAGACAGACGAGCCCAAGACAGGAGGCAGCAGCGTTTGGGAAGACAAGTATGAGATTGACAAGGACATGGTCCCCAGCATCATAACCCAAGACTTCGCGCAAAAGgtcttcctcatcggcaAGTCTCTCAACTTCATCAGGCATAGCTGTGGCGACTCCCAATGGGTCGAGGACTACTCCAAGGCGGCCTCGAAGGAGTTACGCTACGGCGACACCGCTACCCTTGAGGCTTGGATCGACGAGGCCTacaagacgacgatgaagcgTCTTATTGACCTGATGGCGAACAAGTTCCACCTTTTTGAGCATCTTCAAGCCTTGAAGAACTACATTCTTCTCGGACAAGGTGACTTTATCGCTCTTCTCATGGAATCTCTTGCTGCGAATCTCGATCGTCCTGCCGGTGCACAATACCGACACACACTTACAGCACAGCTCGAACATGCCATCCGCGGCTCCAACGCCCAGTACGACTCTCCCGAAgttctccgccgcctcgatgCACGTATGCTTCAGCTATCACATGGCGACATTGGGTGGGACTGTTTTACGCTCGAATATAAGGTCGACGCGCCAGTGGATGTCGTGGTCACAGATTGGGGCAATCGCCAATACCTCAAGGTTTTCAACTTCTTGTGGCGCATCAAGCGCGTCGAGTTTGCCCTGGCCTCGACGTGGCGCAAGTGTATGACGGGCTCGCGTGGAGTGCTCCAGAACTCGGATCCAGTCGTCGTGCAGACCTGGAAGTCAACCCGTGGCATCCTCGCAGAAATGATTCACTTCATCGGCCAGCTCCAATACTATATCCTGTTCGAGGTCATCGAGTCATCTTGGAACGAACTTCAGAAGCGCGTACATCGCGAAGGCTGCACGCTAGATGACCTCATCAAGGCCCATACCCGCTACCTCAACGACATCACCCACAAAGGGCTCCTCGGGGCGCGGCGCAGCATCCGACATGCCGACATGGCGACTGGCGAAGACGACCGCACCTCTTACCTCTCTCAGCTTGGCGACCTTCTGCGCGCCATGCTCAGTTATCGTGACTCCGTCGACGGCCTATACAGCTGGAGCGTCTCCGACTTCACACGCCGACAAGAGGCTGACGTCATGCGCATGTCGACCCGCGGCGTCCGGCATCAGAAGAAGCCGTCGGAGccgggcggcgatggcgaggacgacaaccCGGCCGTCGCTTCGGAGTTCCCCGTTCTTCAGGACCGCCTGCGCCAGCTCGGCGCCACGTTCCGCTCCCGTCTCCAGATCCTGCTCGGCGACCTCGCTTATCAGCCTGACGTGGACATGCGtttcctcggcgtcgccatgAACTTTAACGACGTCTACCAGCcctcgaggagacggagcaAGACGACCTCGACAGCCTCTGCCAACACTTCCAGGGCGTGA
- a CDS encoding AMP-binding enzyme has product MPIKSRWSEPIPNCSLQTWIFGSFFNPLSDRKAFYDADRPDTHYLTFSDYRTVAKQIAIGLKAAGLKPGDRVLLFSGNNLFFPVLFLGVLMAGGIFTGANPGFVTRELAYQLKDSGATFMVAAEGSLDTALEAAKQVSMPTSNVFVFDTTIPGSGKAEKPARDGARHWTELIAPRLQAEKFEWVEPSDARTTTCCLNYSSGTTGVPKGVEISHYSYVANGTGVVKVSALEQDHEASLARSVGLCFLPLYHTYAQTYFVANFAKQGIPVYIMAGFDFVKMLTYIQRYRVTQLVSVPPILVALTKHPITAKFDLSSLESVGSGAAPLPADVARQTERILKKDDLIVRQGWGMTEVTCTAMTWDPTRLERSSSVGELMPNYQAKLVGEDGKEITEAKVPGELWVTGPTVMRGYWRNPNATKETIVTDAEGNRWLRTGDVAYVQEYKTGGLFFIVDRMKELIKVKGNQVAPAELEALLLERQDVADAAVVGVTLDGEELPRAYIVRSPGTNATGEEIAKWLEKRVSKHKRLKGGVAFTDVIPKNPSGKILRKMLRDKAKQEVGNSVSKL; this is encoded by the exons ATGCCAATAAAATCACGGTGGTCGGAGCCCATTCCCAACTGCTCCTTGCAGACATGGATTTTCGGCTCCTTTTTTAACCCTCTCTCTGACCGCAAGGCTTTCTATGATGCCGACCGTCCAGACACCCACTACCTAACCTTCTCCGACTACCGCACCGTGGCCAAGCAGATCGCCATCGGTCTCAAGGCCGCGGGCCTCAAACCCGGTGACCGCGTGCTGCTCTTCTCGGGCAAcaacctcttcttccctgtcctcttccttggcgtcctGATGGCCGGTGGTATCTTCACCGGCGCCAATCCTGGATTTGTCACCCGCGAGCTCGCATATCAGCTCAAGGACAGCGGCGCGACCTTtatggtcgccgccgagggcagTCTCGACACCGCCCTGGAAGCCGCGAAGCAGGTCTCCATGCCCACGAGCaacgtcttcgtcttcgatACTACAATTCCCGGCTCtggcaaggccgagaagcccgcGCGGGATGGTGCCCGCCACTGGACCGAGCTGATCGCCCCTCGGTTGCAGGCTGAGAAGTTCGAATGGGTTGAGCCTTCTGACGCCCGCACTACGACGTGCTGTCTCAACTATAGCTCCGGCACGACTGGCGTACCCAAAGGCGTCGAGATTTCACACTACAGCTATGTCGCCAATGGCACTGGCGTTGTCAAGGTATCGGCTCTGGAACAGGACCATGAGGCATCTCTCGCCCGCTCCGTTGGCCTTTGTTTCTTGCCCCTCTACCACACCTACGCCCAGACGTACTTCGTCGCCAACTTCGCCAAGCAGGGCATTCCCGTCTACATCATGGCGGGTTTCGATTTCGTCAAGATGCTCACCTACATCCAGCGCTACCGCGTCACCCAGCTCGTCAGCGTGCCccccatcctcgtcgccctgacCAAACACCCCATCACCGCAAAGTTCGACCTCAGCAGTCTCGAGAGCGTCGGCTCTGGCGCCGCACCTCTCCCAGCCGATGTTGCTCGCCAAACGGAGCGCATTCTCAAGAAGGACGATCTCATCGTTCGCCAGGGCTGGGGCATGACCGAAGTCACCTGCACCGCCATGACCTGGGACCCGACGCGCCTGGAGCGCAGCTCCTCCGTCGGCGAACTCATGCCCAACTACCAGGCGAagctcgttggcgaggacggcaaggagatcaccgaggccaaggtgCCCGGCGAACTCTGGGTCACGGGCCCGACTGTCATGCGCGGCTACTGGCGCAACCCTAATGCGACCAAGGAGACGATCGTCAcagacgccgagggcaacCGCTGGCTGCGCACGGGAGACGTCGCATACGTCCAAGAGTACAAGACAGGCGGTCTCTTCTTTATCGTCGACCGCATGAAGGAGCTCATCAAAGTCAAGGGAAACCAGGTCGCtcccgccgagctcgaggctcttcttctcgagcgGCAGGACGTCGCtgacgctgccgtcgtcggtgtcACTCTCGACGGAGAGGAGTTACCGCGGGCATACATTGTCCGGTCGCCTGGGACCAACGCCACAGGCGAGGAAATAGCCAAGTGGTTGGAGAAACGGGTTTCCAAACACAAGCGCCTCAAGGGCGGGGTTGCGTTTACAGATGTCATCCCCAAAAACCCT TCCGGCAAGATCTTGCGAAAGATGCTTAGAGACAAGGCCAAGCAGGAAGTTGGCAATTCTGTTTCAAAGCTATAG
- a CDS encoding Protein kinase, with translation MSFSNSSGGTLTVPSPTHAHHVDVLASSVRSLRRSLSRSPSKFSLARTDSPSSESSHSGSHTPVQQQSPCRRYTPTPTPPSSSHNNNTTAYGELFQSQTPAGLPPSMTSTTPFSSPPSLATPFRPSVRLSLRSAKSSKVTGSPSRPATRLRTSPKSPLKRALNATTESGVNSTPSSSSNSVASGQENNQSSAQQSPHSRSSTQKASRHSLHLDVSGHAQQTNIFKHLEAQGDPQGAPGSGALKRSDAIMNLDQASLGSPVAKRRSLHGISSFSQNTSDFNIFDNTSSTPAKTGFDIHDEASREREYELFGSSAAAREPLPSPTPPPQIPRRTGSLRRSTLQQRQHDRSSWGRKSGANHLAQMGGEFSTPNVKNRPRLSMDQFLPPQIPRDSPFTSNGPLPNPSAHPVERHSHQPHPLSKTLVTSTSGNSLEEQNNSMPPPYVFERPRAPLNFAKSMPYGSSRPSFMQDEGENVTPFKSAKPWAGAFMSTGLVSKVNRNPEEDNKLTMPDTPCKKPTNGFATFPPPPGSAIKKSNRYSFGGMPSTPFNAPGAPSRSTFGNPGKGLGIFQRLGSRHARRGSVLSLDEDKKFSLDTNFNVGLGVENDAPPTPTKQGLTPSFSNLSEQSIESPSAKRTLPPPMSAVRPMISRESTASPVEQRSPRTPSTHVVLPDASCLSISNPAESKSAATPVTPSGRDSLQSTTTQLMTPVNAGRANSDADDSLYSRFDKVEMIGKGEFSSVYRVVKAGYSRASFLSVFSGTPTKNPRESPEPDRIYAVKKARRQFTGPKDRLSKLREVHALQALTHADHVVHYVDSWEYNQYLYIQTEYCDEGTLDKFLSNVGRKGRLDDFRIWKVIHDVGLGLQSIHEAGFIHLDLKPANILITFEGILKIGDFGLATEWPAAKGVDAEGDREYIGPEILRGDFNKPADIFSLGLITIEMAANVVLPDNGPTWVALRSGDLSEVPSLTFSATTATSAHRDAAGVPTMQSFDDPLLGQTSAPDISLHLGAAPTRVSVVMDDESPFITRKRTELRSPPDFMSDPFHPSSLDQIVRWMISPEPSERPTIQQLLSTPSMTWVAQRRRSAATVFEGVWGPSESTALPTLVDEDTEMMDV, from the exons ATGTCGTTCTCCAACAGCAGTGGCGGAACCCTTACTGTTCCCAGCCCCACGCACGCCCACCATGTCGACGTGCTTGCATCCTCAGTCAGGAGCCTCCGACGGTCCCTGTCTCGATCACCATCAAAGTTTAGCCTGGCGCGTACAGACTCCCCCAGCTCCGAGAGCTCTCACAGCGGATCCCATACTCCTGTGCAGCAACAGTCGCCATGCCGACGATACACACCAACCCCGACTCctcccagcagcagccacaacaacaacactACCGCTTACGGGGAGTTATTCCAAAGCCAGACTCCAGCGGGGCTCCCTCCCTCGATGACCTCGACGACTCCCTTCAGCTCCCCTCCGAGCCTTGCAACACCTTTTCGCCCCAGCGTTCGGCTTTCTCTACGCTCTGCAAAGTCATCCAAGGTGACGGGCAGTCCTTCGAGGCCGGCTACCCGACTTCGGACATCGCCCAAATCCCCCCTCAAACGCGCACTCAACGCTACAACAGAATCGGGGGTAAATTCCACTCCTTCCTCATCTTCAAACTCGGTGGCTTCGGGCCAGGAAAATAACCAGTCTTCTGCACAACAGAGCCCGCACTCGCGATCGTCGACTCAGaaagcatctcgccatagCCTACACCTCGACGTATCCGGCCACGCCCAGCAGACGAATATTTTCAAGCATCTAGAGGCTCAGGGTGACCCGCAGGGGGCCCCGGGATCGGGCGCACTCAAGCGCAGCGACGCCATCATGAACCTGGACCAGGCCTCTCTGGGCAGTCCGGTCGCGAAGCGACGAAGTTTACATGGTATCTCGAGTTTTAGCCAAAACACATCTGATTTCAACATCTTCGACAACACTAGCAGCACTCCAGCCAAGACCGGGTTTGATATTCACGACGAAGCTAGCCGAGAGCGTGAGTACGAGCTTTTCGGTTCtagtgctgctgctcgggaacccctcccctcgccaACCCCGCCTCCTCAGATCCCCAGAAGAACCGGTTCGCTTCGCCGGTCGACGCTCCAGCAAAGACAGCACGATCGGAGCTCTTGGGGACGAAAGTCTGGTGCGAACCACTTGGCTCAGATGGGCGGAGAGTTCTCTACTCCCAACGTCAAGAATCGGCCGCGTCTCTCGATGGATCAATTCCTCCCTCCTCAAATTCCTCGGGACAGCCCCTTCACCTCGAACGGGCCACTGCCCAACCCTTCTGCTCACCCGGTTGAGCGACATTCCCATCAGCCTCACCCTCTGTCCAAGACGCTGGTAACTTCAACGTCCGGCAATAGTCTCGAGGAGCAGAACAACAGCATGCCTCCTCCCTACGTTTTTGAGAGACCACGAGCTCCCCTCAACTTTGCCAAGTCGATGCCTTACGGTTCCTCCCGGCCATCCTTCATgcaggacgagggcgagaacGTCACCCCTTTCAAGTCTGCCAAGCCTTGGGCGGGAGCCTTCATGTCGACTGGCCTCGTTTCCAAGGTGAACCGTAATCCCGAGGAGGACAATAAGCTGACGATGCCCGACACCCCTTGCAAGAAGCCCACCAACGGCTTCGCGACTTTCCCGCCACCACCTGGCAGTGCAATCAAGAAGAGCAATCGGTACTCTTTTGGTGGCATGCCTTCCACTCCTTTCAATGCTCCAGGGGCCCCATCTCGGAGCACATTCGGCAATCCTGGAAAGGGCCTGGGCATCTTCCAGCGGCTCGGATCACGTCATGCACGCCGAGGCAGTGTCCTGAGCCTGGATGAAGATAAGAAATTCTCCCTTGACACAAACTTCAATGTCGGTCTTGGGGTTGAAAATGATGCCCCTCCGACTCCTACCAAGCAGGGTCTAACCCCCAGCTTCAGCAACCTGAGCGAACAGAGCATCGAGAGCCCCAGCGCCAAGAGGACACTTCCGCCTCCCATGTCTGCTGTACGGCCAATGATCTCCCGAGAATCTACTG CAAGCCCAGTGGAACAACGCTCCCCGCGAACTCCTTCGACTCACGTCGTTCTTCCCGATGCCAGCTGCCTATCGATCTCGAACCCTGCTGAGTCGAAGAGCGCTGCTACCCCGGTCACGCCTTCTGGGCGTGACTCTTTGCAAAGCACCACCACTCAGCTCATGACTCCTGTCAATGCTGGTCGTGCCAACTCGGACGCTGACGACTCACTTTACTCTCGTTTTGACAAGGTCGAGATGATTGGCAAGGGAGAGTTTTCTTCCGTATACCGCGTGGTCAAGGCTGGGTACTCTCGCGCCTCGTTTCTTTCCGTTTTTAGTGGAACCCCTACCAAGAACCCTCGCGAAAGCCCCGAGCCAGACCGCATTTACGCCGTGAAGAAGGCCCGTCGCCAATTCACGGGACCCAAGGACCGCTTGTCCAAGCTCAGAGAAGTCCATGCGCTTCAGGCCCTTACACACGCAGACCACGTTGTTCACTACGTCGACAGCTGGGAGTACAACCAATACCTTTACATCCAGACGGAATACTGCGACGAAGGTACACTGGACAAATTTCTCAGCAATGTCGGTCGTAAAGGCAGACTAGATGACTTCCGCATCTGGAAGGTCATCCACGACGTTGGCTTG GGTCTGCAAAGTATTCACGAAGCTGGGTTCATTCATCTCGACTTAAAGCCGGCAAACATCCTTATCACCTTTGAAGGCATCCTCAAGATTGGCGATTTCGGCCTAGCAACGGAGTGGCCCGCCGCCAAGGGTGTTGACGCGGAAGGTGACAGAGAATACATCGGCCCTGAAATCCTACGCGGCGACTTCAACAAGCCCGCAGACATTTTCTCGCTCGGTTTGATCACGATCGAGATGGCCGCCAACGTTGTCCTCCCCGATAACGGCCCTACCTGGGTTGCTCTCCGTTCCGGTGACCTCTCCGAAGTCCCCAGCTTGACCTTCAGCGCCACTACTGCGACCAGCGCTCATCGGGACGCAGCGGGGGTCCCTACCATGCAGTCATTTGATGACCCGTTGCTCGGCCAAACTAGCGCTCCGGACATCAGCCTGCATTTGGGAGCTGCCCCTACTCGGGTGAGCGTGGTCATGGATGACGAGAGCCCTTTCATCACGCGCAAGCGCACCGAGCTCAGATCCCCTCCGGACTTCATGAGCGATCCCTTCCACCCTAGCTCTCTTGATCAAATCGTCCGATGGATGATTAGCCCCGAGCCGAGCGAGCGACCCACCATTCAACAATTGCTGTCTACGCCCTCGATGACTTGGGTTGCTCAACGTCGCAGATCAGCTGCGACTGTCTTCGAAGGTGTCTGGGGACCTAGCGAGTCGACCGCACTCCCTACCTTGGTGGACGAAGACACCGAAATGATGGACGTTTGA